A genome region from Brienomyrus brachyistius isolate T26 chromosome 23, BBRACH_0.4, whole genome shotgun sequence includes the following:
- the runx1t1 gene encoding protein CBFA2T1 isoform X1, giving the protein MVGVSKPFQCRTEKRFTMPDSPADVKIQSRLTPPTMPPPPSTQGAPRTSSFTPTTLTNGTSHSPTALNGAPSPPNGFSNSPSSSSSSSLANQQLPPACGARQLSKLKRFLTTLQQFGNDISPEIGERVRTLVLGLVNSTLTIEEFHSKLQEATNFPLRPFVIPFLKANLPLLQRELLHCARLAKQNPAQYLAQHEQLLLDTSTTSPVDSSELLLDVNENGKRRTPDRTKENGFEREPLHPEHPTKRPCTVSPGQRYSPSNGLPYPPNGLAHPTPPAPQHYRLDDMALAHHYRDSYRHSSPRDLRERARPLAGMHSTRQHEEVVDHRLTDREWAEEWKHLDHVRKLLNCIMDMVEKTRRSLTVLRRCQEADREELNYWIRRYSDAEELKKGNGSQSRQQSPASQESSTPELHRELLHRPVSGYVPEEIWKKAEEAVNEVKRQAMTELQKAVSEAERKAHEMISTERAKMERTVAEAKRQAAEDALSVINQQEDSSESCWNCGRKASETCSGCNTARYCGSFCQHKDWEKHHHVCGQTLQAQSQGDAASATPSSSAGSPADTPSAATPRSATPGTPSATDATAR; this is encoded by the exons GTCGCACTGAGAAGCGCTTCACCATGCCTGACTCACCTGCGGATGTGAAAATACAATCCAGGTTGACTCCACCCACGATGCCACCTCCTCCATCCACGCAGGGAGCTCCGAGGACCAGCTCCTTTACCCCCACGACAT TAACTAATGGCACGAGCCACTCTCCCACTGCGCTCAACGGCGCCCCCTCTCCGCCCAACGGCTTCAGCAACAGCCCATCCTCATCCTCTTCATCGTCTCTGGCCAACCAGCAGTTGCCCCCAGCCTGCGGCGCCAGACAGCTCAGCAAACTCAAGCGATTCTTGACCACCCTGCAACAGTTTGGCAACGACATTTCCCCGGAGATCGGAGAGCGGGTCCGCACACTGGTGCTGGGCCTCGTG AATTCTACCCTGACGATAGAGGAGTTTCACTCCAAACTGCAGGAGGCCACAAACTTTCCACTGCGACCTTTCGTCATCCCGTTCCTGAAG GCCAACTTGCCCCTCCTGCAGAGGGAGCTGTTGCACTGTGCCCGACTGGCGAAACAGAATCCAGCCCAGTATCTGGCCCAACATGAGCAGCTTCTCTTGGACACCAGTACGACTTCACCTGTCGACTCCTCTGAGCTGCTGCTGGATGTGAATGAGAACGGCAAGAGGAGGACACCGGACAG AACCAAAGAGAATGGCTTTGAGCGTGAGCCCCTGCATCCAGAGCATCCAACCAAGAGACCCTGTACCGTTAGCCCAGGTCAGCGCTACAGCCCTAGCAATGGGCTGCCCTACCCGCccaatgggctggcccacccCACGCCACCAGCACCGCAGCACTACCGGCTGGACGACATGGCCCTGGCACACCACTACAGAGACTCCTACAGGCACAGCAGCCCCCGCGACCTCAGAGAGCGTGCCAGGCCTCTGG CAGGGATGCACAGCACACGGCAGCACGAGGAAGTGGTGGACCACCGGCTGACGGACCGGGAATGGGCAGAGGAGTGGAAGCACTTAGACCATGTAAGAAAA CTCCTGAACTGCATCATGGACATGGTGGAGAAGACGCGGCGCTCGCTCACCGTGCTGCGCCGCTGCCAGGAGGCCGACCGCGAGGAGCTCAACTACTGGATCCGGCGCTACAGCGACGCGGAGGAGCTGAAGAAAGGCAACGGCAGCCAGTCCCGGCAGCAGAGCCCTGCCAGCCAAGAGAGCTCCACTCCAG AACTTCACAGGGAGCTCCTTCACAGACCGGTGTCAGGATACGTGCCGGAAGAGATCTGGAAAAAAGCTG AGGAAGCTGTGAACGAGGTGAAGCGGCAGGCCATGACGGAGCTGCAGAAGGCCGTATCGGAGGCAGAGCGCAAGGCCCATGAGATGATCAGCACGGAGCGAGCCAAGATGGAGCGCACGGTGGCAGAGGCCAAGCGGCAGGCGGCCGAAGACGCACTTTCAGTCATCAACCAGCAGGAGGACTCCAGCGAG AGCTGCTGGAACTGCGGGCGCAAGGCCAGCGAGACGTGCAGCGGCTGCAACACAGCGCGGTACTGCGGCTCTTTCTGCCAGCACAAGGACTGGGAGAAGCACCACCACGTATGCGGGCAGACTTTACAGGCCCAGTCGCAGGGGGACGCGGCCTCGGCCACGCCCAGCAGCAGCGCAGGCAGCCCGGCGGACACCCCGTCGGCCGCCACGCCACGATCCGCCACGCCGGGGACGCCCTCCGCCACAGACGCCACGGCGCGCTGA
- the runx1t1 gene encoding protein CBFA2T1 isoform X5, whose amino-acid sequence MVGVSKPFQCRTEKRFTMPDSPADVKIQSRLTPPTMPPPPSTQGAPRTSSFTPTTLTNGTSHSPTALNGAPSPPNGFSNSPSSSSSSSLANQQLPPACGARQLSKLKRFLTTLQQFGNDISPEIGERVRTLVLGLVNSTLTIEEFHSKLQEATNFPLRPFVIPFLKANLPLLQRELLHCARLAKQNPAQYLAQHEQLLLDTSTTSPVDSSELLLDVNENGKRRTPDRTKENGFEREPLHPEHPTKRPCTVSPGQRYSPSNGLPYPPNGLAHPTPPAPQHYRLDDMALAHHYRDSYRHSSPRDLRERARPLGMHSTRQHEEVVDHRLTDREWAEEWKHLDHLLNCIMDMVEKTRRSLTVLRRCQEADREELNYWIRRYSDAEELKKGNGSQSRQQSPASQESSTPELHRELLHRPVSGYVPEEIWKKAEEAVNEVKRQAMTELQKAVSEAERKAHEMISTERAKMERTVAEAKRQAAEDALSVINQQEDSSESCWNCGRKASETCSGCNTARYCGSFCQHKDWEKHHHVCGQTLQAQSQGDAASATPSSSAGSPADTPSAATPRSATPGTPSATDATAR is encoded by the exons GTCGCACTGAGAAGCGCTTCACCATGCCTGACTCACCTGCGGATGTGAAAATACAATCCAGGTTGACTCCACCCACGATGCCACCTCCTCCATCCACGCAGGGAGCTCCGAGGACCAGCTCCTTTACCCCCACGACAT TAACTAATGGCACGAGCCACTCTCCCACTGCGCTCAACGGCGCCCCCTCTCCGCCCAACGGCTTCAGCAACAGCCCATCCTCATCCTCTTCATCGTCTCTGGCCAACCAGCAGTTGCCCCCAGCCTGCGGCGCCAGACAGCTCAGCAAACTCAAGCGATTCTTGACCACCCTGCAACAGTTTGGCAACGACATTTCCCCGGAGATCGGAGAGCGGGTCCGCACACTGGTGCTGGGCCTCGTG AATTCTACCCTGACGATAGAGGAGTTTCACTCCAAACTGCAGGAGGCCACAAACTTTCCACTGCGACCTTTCGTCATCCCGTTCCTGAAG GCCAACTTGCCCCTCCTGCAGAGGGAGCTGTTGCACTGTGCCCGACTGGCGAAACAGAATCCAGCCCAGTATCTGGCCCAACATGAGCAGCTTCTCTTGGACACCAGTACGACTTCACCTGTCGACTCCTCTGAGCTGCTGCTGGATGTGAATGAGAACGGCAAGAGGAGGACACCGGACAG AACCAAAGAGAATGGCTTTGAGCGTGAGCCCCTGCATCCAGAGCATCCAACCAAGAGACCCTGTACCGTTAGCCCAGGTCAGCGCTACAGCCCTAGCAATGGGCTGCCCTACCCGCccaatgggctggcccacccCACGCCACCAGCACCGCAGCACTACCGGCTGGACGACATGGCCCTGGCACACCACTACAGAGACTCCTACAGGCACAGCAGCCCCCGCGACCTCAGAGAGCGTGCCAGGCCTCTGG GGATGCACAGCACACGGCAGCACGAGGAAGTGGTGGACCACCGGCTGACGGACCGGGAATGGGCAGAGGAGTGGAAGCACTTAGACCAT CTCCTGAACTGCATCATGGACATGGTGGAGAAGACGCGGCGCTCGCTCACCGTGCTGCGCCGCTGCCAGGAGGCCGACCGCGAGGAGCTCAACTACTGGATCCGGCGCTACAGCGACGCGGAGGAGCTGAAGAAAGGCAACGGCAGCCAGTCCCGGCAGCAGAGCCCTGCCAGCCAAGAGAGCTCCACTCCAG AACTTCACAGGGAGCTCCTTCACAGACCGGTGTCAGGATACGTGCCGGAAGAGATCTGGAAAAAAGCTG AGGAAGCTGTGAACGAGGTGAAGCGGCAGGCCATGACGGAGCTGCAGAAGGCCGTATCGGAGGCAGAGCGCAAGGCCCATGAGATGATCAGCACGGAGCGAGCCAAGATGGAGCGCACGGTGGCAGAGGCCAAGCGGCAGGCGGCCGAAGACGCACTTTCAGTCATCAACCAGCAGGAGGACTCCAGCGAG AGCTGCTGGAACTGCGGGCGCAAGGCCAGCGAGACGTGCAGCGGCTGCAACACAGCGCGGTACTGCGGCTCTTTCTGCCAGCACAAGGACTGGGAGAAGCACCACCACGTATGCGGGCAGACTTTACAGGCCCAGTCGCAGGGGGACGCGGCCTCGGCCACGCCCAGCAGCAGCGCAGGCAGCCCGGCGGACACCCCGTCGGCCGCCACGCCACGATCCGCCACGCCGGGGACGCCCTCCGCCACAGACGCCACGGCGCGCTGA
- the runx1t1 gene encoding protein CBFA2T1 isoform X4, translating to MAASPKGRTEKRFTMPDSPADVKIQSRLTPPTMPPPPSTQGAPRTSSFTPTTLTNGTSHSPTALNGAPSPPNGFSNSPSSSSSSSLANQQLPPACGARQLSKLKRFLTTLQQFGNDISPEIGERVRTLVLGLVNSTLTIEEFHSKLQEATNFPLRPFVIPFLKANLPLLQRELLHCARLAKQNPAQYLAQHEQLLLDTSTTSPVDSSELLLDVNENGKRRTPDRTKENGFEREPLHPEHPTKRPCTVSPGQRYSPSNGLPYPPNGLAHPTPPAPQHYRLDDMALAHHYRDSYRHSSPRDLRERARPLAGMHSTRQHEEVVDHRLTDREWAEEWKHLDHVRKLLNCIMDMVEKTRRSLTVLRRCQEADREELNYWIRRYSDAEELKKGNGSQSRQQSPASQESSTPELHRELLHRPVSGYVPEEIWKKAEEAVNEVKRQAMTELQKAVSEAERKAHEMISTERAKMERTVAEAKRQAAEDALSVINQQEDSSESCWNCGRKASETCSGCNTARYCGSFCQHKDWEKHHHVCGQTLQAQSQGDAASATPSSSAGSPADTPSAATPRSATPGTPSATDATAR from the exons GTCGCACTGAGAAGCGCTTCACCATGCCTGACTCACCTGCGGATGTGAAAATACAATCCAGGTTGACTCCACCCACGATGCCACCTCCTCCATCCACGCAGGGAGCTCCGAGGACCAGCTCCTTTACCCCCACGACAT TAACTAATGGCACGAGCCACTCTCCCACTGCGCTCAACGGCGCCCCCTCTCCGCCCAACGGCTTCAGCAACAGCCCATCCTCATCCTCTTCATCGTCTCTGGCCAACCAGCAGTTGCCCCCAGCCTGCGGCGCCAGACAGCTCAGCAAACTCAAGCGATTCTTGACCACCCTGCAACAGTTTGGCAACGACATTTCCCCGGAGATCGGAGAGCGGGTCCGCACACTGGTGCTGGGCCTCGTG AATTCTACCCTGACGATAGAGGAGTTTCACTCCAAACTGCAGGAGGCCACAAACTTTCCACTGCGACCTTTCGTCATCCCGTTCCTGAAG GCCAACTTGCCCCTCCTGCAGAGGGAGCTGTTGCACTGTGCCCGACTGGCGAAACAGAATCCAGCCCAGTATCTGGCCCAACATGAGCAGCTTCTCTTGGACACCAGTACGACTTCACCTGTCGACTCCTCTGAGCTGCTGCTGGATGTGAATGAGAACGGCAAGAGGAGGACACCGGACAG AACCAAAGAGAATGGCTTTGAGCGTGAGCCCCTGCATCCAGAGCATCCAACCAAGAGACCCTGTACCGTTAGCCCAGGTCAGCGCTACAGCCCTAGCAATGGGCTGCCCTACCCGCccaatgggctggcccacccCACGCCACCAGCACCGCAGCACTACCGGCTGGACGACATGGCCCTGGCACACCACTACAGAGACTCCTACAGGCACAGCAGCCCCCGCGACCTCAGAGAGCGTGCCAGGCCTCTGG CAGGGATGCACAGCACACGGCAGCACGAGGAAGTGGTGGACCACCGGCTGACGGACCGGGAATGGGCAGAGGAGTGGAAGCACTTAGACCATGTAAGAAAA CTCCTGAACTGCATCATGGACATGGTGGAGAAGACGCGGCGCTCGCTCACCGTGCTGCGCCGCTGCCAGGAGGCCGACCGCGAGGAGCTCAACTACTGGATCCGGCGCTACAGCGACGCGGAGGAGCTGAAGAAAGGCAACGGCAGCCAGTCCCGGCAGCAGAGCCCTGCCAGCCAAGAGAGCTCCACTCCAG AACTTCACAGGGAGCTCCTTCACAGACCGGTGTCAGGATACGTGCCGGAAGAGATCTGGAAAAAAGCTG AGGAAGCTGTGAACGAGGTGAAGCGGCAGGCCATGACGGAGCTGCAGAAGGCCGTATCGGAGGCAGAGCGCAAGGCCCATGAGATGATCAGCACGGAGCGAGCCAAGATGGAGCGCACGGTGGCAGAGGCCAAGCGGCAGGCGGCCGAAGACGCACTTTCAGTCATCAACCAGCAGGAGGACTCCAGCGAG AGCTGCTGGAACTGCGGGCGCAAGGCCAGCGAGACGTGCAGCGGCTGCAACACAGCGCGGTACTGCGGCTCTTTCTGCCAGCACAAGGACTGGGAGAAGCACCACCACGTATGCGGGCAGACTTTACAGGCCCAGTCGCAGGGGGACGCGGCCTCGGCCACGCCCAGCAGCAGCGCAGGCAGCCCGGCGGACACCCCGTCGGCCGCCACGCCACGATCCGCCACGCCGGGGACGCCCTCCGCCACAGACGCCACGGCGCGCTGA
- the runx1t1 gene encoding protein CBFA2T1 isoform X3, with the protein MVGVSKPFQCRTEKRFTMPDSPADVKIQSRLTPPTMPPPPSTQGAPRTSSFTPTTLTNGTSHSPTALNGAPSPPNGFSNSPSSSSSSSLANQQLPPACGARQLSKLKRFLTTLQQFGNDISPEIGERVRTLVLGLVNSTLTIEEFHSKLQEATNFPLRPFVIPFLKANLPLLQRELLHCARLAKQNPAQYLAQHEQLLLDTSTTSPVDSSELLLDVNENGKRRTPDRTKENGFEREPLHPEHPTKRPCTVSPGQRYSPSNGLPYPPNGLAHPTPPAPQHYRLDDMALAHHYRDSYRHSSPRDLRERARPLAGMHSTRQHEEVVDHRLTDREWAEEWKHLDHLLNCIMDMVEKTRRSLTVLRRCQEADREELNYWIRRYSDAEELKKGNGSQSRQQSPASQESSTPELHRELLHRPVSGYVPEEIWKKAEEAVNEVKRQAMTELQKAVSEAERKAHEMISTERAKMERTVAEAKRQAAEDALSVINQQEDSSESCWNCGRKASETCSGCNTARYCGSFCQHKDWEKHHHVCGQTLQAQSQGDAASATPSSSAGSPADTPSAATPRSATPGTPSATDATAR; encoded by the exons GTCGCACTGAGAAGCGCTTCACCATGCCTGACTCACCTGCGGATGTGAAAATACAATCCAGGTTGACTCCACCCACGATGCCACCTCCTCCATCCACGCAGGGAGCTCCGAGGACCAGCTCCTTTACCCCCACGACAT TAACTAATGGCACGAGCCACTCTCCCACTGCGCTCAACGGCGCCCCCTCTCCGCCCAACGGCTTCAGCAACAGCCCATCCTCATCCTCTTCATCGTCTCTGGCCAACCAGCAGTTGCCCCCAGCCTGCGGCGCCAGACAGCTCAGCAAACTCAAGCGATTCTTGACCACCCTGCAACAGTTTGGCAACGACATTTCCCCGGAGATCGGAGAGCGGGTCCGCACACTGGTGCTGGGCCTCGTG AATTCTACCCTGACGATAGAGGAGTTTCACTCCAAACTGCAGGAGGCCACAAACTTTCCACTGCGACCTTTCGTCATCCCGTTCCTGAAG GCCAACTTGCCCCTCCTGCAGAGGGAGCTGTTGCACTGTGCCCGACTGGCGAAACAGAATCCAGCCCAGTATCTGGCCCAACATGAGCAGCTTCTCTTGGACACCAGTACGACTTCACCTGTCGACTCCTCTGAGCTGCTGCTGGATGTGAATGAGAACGGCAAGAGGAGGACACCGGACAG AACCAAAGAGAATGGCTTTGAGCGTGAGCCCCTGCATCCAGAGCATCCAACCAAGAGACCCTGTACCGTTAGCCCAGGTCAGCGCTACAGCCCTAGCAATGGGCTGCCCTACCCGCccaatgggctggcccacccCACGCCACCAGCACCGCAGCACTACCGGCTGGACGACATGGCCCTGGCACACCACTACAGAGACTCCTACAGGCACAGCAGCCCCCGCGACCTCAGAGAGCGTGCCAGGCCTCTGG CAGGGATGCACAGCACACGGCAGCACGAGGAAGTGGTGGACCACCGGCTGACGGACCGGGAATGGGCAGAGGAGTGGAAGCACTTAGACCAT CTCCTGAACTGCATCATGGACATGGTGGAGAAGACGCGGCGCTCGCTCACCGTGCTGCGCCGCTGCCAGGAGGCCGACCGCGAGGAGCTCAACTACTGGATCCGGCGCTACAGCGACGCGGAGGAGCTGAAGAAAGGCAACGGCAGCCAGTCCCGGCAGCAGAGCCCTGCCAGCCAAGAGAGCTCCACTCCAG AACTTCACAGGGAGCTCCTTCACAGACCGGTGTCAGGATACGTGCCGGAAGAGATCTGGAAAAAAGCTG AGGAAGCTGTGAACGAGGTGAAGCGGCAGGCCATGACGGAGCTGCAGAAGGCCGTATCGGAGGCAGAGCGCAAGGCCCATGAGATGATCAGCACGGAGCGAGCCAAGATGGAGCGCACGGTGGCAGAGGCCAAGCGGCAGGCGGCCGAAGACGCACTTTCAGTCATCAACCAGCAGGAGGACTCCAGCGAG AGCTGCTGGAACTGCGGGCGCAAGGCCAGCGAGACGTGCAGCGGCTGCAACACAGCGCGGTACTGCGGCTCTTTCTGCCAGCACAAGGACTGGGAGAAGCACCACCACGTATGCGGGCAGACTTTACAGGCCCAGTCGCAGGGGGACGCGGCCTCGGCCACGCCCAGCAGCAGCGCAGGCAGCCCGGCGGACACCCCGTCGGCCGCCACGCCACGATCCGCCACGCCGGGGACGCCCTCCGCCACAGACGCCACGGCGCGCTGA
- the runx1t1 gene encoding protein CBFA2T1 isoform X2, with product MVGVSKPFQCRTEKRFTMPDSPADVKIQSRLTPPTMPPPPSTQGAPRTSSFTPTTLTNGTSHSPTALNGAPSPPNGFSNSPSSSSSSSLANQQLPPACGARQLSKLKRFLTTLQQFGNDISPEIGERVRTLVLGLVNSTLTIEEFHSKLQEATNFPLRPFVIPFLKANLPLLQRELLHCARLAKQNPAQYLAQHEQLLLDTSTTSPVDSSELLLDVNENGKRRTPDRTKENGFEREPLHPEHPTKRPCTVSPGQRYSPSNGLPYPPNGLAHPTPPAPQHYRLDDMALAHHYRDSYRHSSPRDLRERARPLGMHSTRQHEEVVDHRLTDREWAEEWKHLDHVRKLLNCIMDMVEKTRRSLTVLRRCQEADREELNYWIRRYSDAEELKKGNGSQSRQQSPASQESSTPELHRELLHRPVSGYVPEEIWKKAEEAVNEVKRQAMTELQKAVSEAERKAHEMISTERAKMERTVAEAKRQAAEDALSVINQQEDSSESCWNCGRKASETCSGCNTARYCGSFCQHKDWEKHHHVCGQTLQAQSQGDAASATPSSSAGSPADTPSAATPRSATPGTPSATDATAR from the exons GTCGCACTGAGAAGCGCTTCACCATGCCTGACTCACCTGCGGATGTGAAAATACAATCCAGGTTGACTCCACCCACGATGCCACCTCCTCCATCCACGCAGGGAGCTCCGAGGACCAGCTCCTTTACCCCCACGACAT TAACTAATGGCACGAGCCACTCTCCCACTGCGCTCAACGGCGCCCCCTCTCCGCCCAACGGCTTCAGCAACAGCCCATCCTCATCCTCTTCATCGTCTCTGGCCAACCAGCAGTTGCCCCCAGCCTGCGGCGCCAGACAGCTCAGCAAACTCAAGCGATTCTTGACCACCCTGCAACAGTTTGGCAACGACATTTCCCCGGAGATCGGAGAGCGGGTCCGCACACTGGTGCTGGGCCTCGTG AATTCTACCCTGACGATAGAGGAGTTTCACTCCAAACTGCAGGAGGCCACAAACTTTCCACTGCGACCTTTCGTCATCCCGTTCCTGAAG GCCAACTTGCCCCTCCTGCAGAGGGAGCTGTTGCACTGTGCCCGACTGGCGAAACAGAATCCAGCCCAGTATCTGGCCCAACATGAGCAGCTTCTCTTGGACACCAGTACGACTTCACCTGTCGACTCCTCTGAGCTGCTGCTGGATGTGAATGAGAACGGCAAGAGGAGGACACCGGACAG AACCAAAGAGAATGGCTTTGAGCGTGAGCCCCTGCATCCAGAGCATCCAACCAAGAGACCCTGTACCGTTAGCCCAGGTCAGCGCTACAGCCCTAGCAATGGGCTGCCCTACCCGCccaatgggctggcccacccCACGCCACCAGCACCGCAGCACTACCGGCTGGACGACATGGCCCTGGCACACCACTACAGAGACTCCTACAGGCACAGCAGCCCCCGCGACCTCAGAGAGCGTGCCAGGCCTCTGG GGATGCACAGCACACGGCAGCACGAGGAAGTGGTGGACCACCGGCTGACGGACCGGGAATGGGCAGAGGAGTGGAAGCACTTAGACCATGTAAGAAAA CTCCTGAACTGCATCATGGACATGGTGGAGAAGACGCGGCGCTCGCTCACCGTGCTGCGCCGCTGCCAGGAGGCCGACCGCGAGGAGCTCAACTACTGGATCCGGCGCTACAGCGACGCGGAGGAGCTGAAGAAAGGCAACGGCAGCCAGTCCCGGCAGCAGAGCCCTGCCAGCCAAGAGAGCTCCACTCCAG AACTTCACAGGGAGCTCCTTCACAGACCGGTGTCAGGATACGTGCCGGAAGAGATCTGGAAAAAAGCTG AGGAAGCTGTGAACGAGGTGAAGCGGCAGGCCATGACGGAGCTGCAGAAGGCCGTATCGGAGGCAGAGCGCAAGGCCCATGAGATGATCAGCACGGAGCGAGCCAAGATGGAGCGCACGGTGGCAGAGGCCAAGCGGCAGGCGGCCGAAGACGCACTTTCAGTCATCAACCAGCAGGAGGACTCCAGCGAG AGCTGCTGGAACTGCGGGCGCAAGGCCAGCGAGACGTGCAGCGGCTGCAACACAGCGCGGTACTGCGGCTCTTTCTGCCAGCACAAGGACTGGGAGAAGCACCACCACGTATGCGGGCAGACTTTACAGGCCCAGTCGCAGGGGGACGCGGCCTCGGCCACGCCCAGCAGCAGCGCAGGCAGCCCGGCGGACACCCCGTCGGCCGCCACGCCACGATCCGCCACGCCGGGGACGCCCTCCGCCACAGACGCCACGGCGCGCTGA